From the genome of Gemmatimonadota bacterium:
CCGTCGCCACGAGCCGTTCGTTGCCCCACGGCTTCTCGACGTAGTCGCGGGCCCCCCTCCGCATCGCTTCGACCGCTCCCTCGACGCTTCCCCAGGCCGTCATGACGATGATGGGGAGCGTCTCGTCCAGACTGCGGAGCTGGGAGAGAAGGTCGAGTCCCTCGCGCCCCGAGGTCGTGTCGCGGGTGTAGTTCAGATCCATGAGAAGGCAGTCGAAGTCGCGTTTTTCGACCGCCTCGAGCGCCGCGGCCGGGGAAGCGACGGTTTCCGTGGCGAAGCCCTCCCCCTTCAGAAGGAGTCGCAGCGCTTCGAGGACGTCTTTCTGGTCGTCCGCGATCAGGATCCGTCCCGCGCCCTCGGCCATCACTCCTCCCGGACGATCCACCCATCCCTGAGCTGGATGACTAGACTTCCATACTGCGCCCATCGCTCGTCGTGGGTGACCTGGATGATCGTGGTCCCCTGTTCGTTCAACTCCTTCAGGAGGTCCATGATCATCTTCCCCTGCGACGTGTGAAGGCTCCCCGTGGGCTCGTCGGCGAGGATGACCGAGGGTTCCGCGATCACGGCCCGCGCGACCCCTACGAGCTGCTGTTGCCCGCCCGAGAGTTGCGATGGATAGAGGTCCTTCTTCGCGACAATGTTGAACCGATCCAGCGTGTCCGCCACGATGGACTGACGGTCCTTCGACTTCACGTTCCGGTAGGAGAGGGGGATCTCGAGGTTCTCGTAGACGGTGAGGTCGTCGAGGAGGTGGTACTGCTGGAAGACGAAGCCGATATACTGACGGTTCAGGTCCATCCGCTTTCGCGGCTTGATCTCGTGAACGGCGTGCCCGTCGAGGCGGTACTGGCCGCGCCACTCCGCATCGAGCATTCCCAGGATGCTGAGGAGTGTCGTCTTGCCCGAGCCGGAGGGGCCCATGATGGAAACGAACTCGCCCTTCCGAAGGTCGAGGTCGATTCTTCGAAGGACAAAAACTTCCCCGCCCCCGACCGGATAGGAGCGTTCGACGCCGCGGAGCTCGATCATGAAAGAAATTCTCGGCCGGCCATGGGATCCCCCCCGAGATGACTTGAGATTAGCGCGACAACGAGACTCCGGGACTTCCCAATACCCTCCCTGTGCTCGCGAAACAAGGGTCCTCGCGACTTCCACGAGATGCGTGCGGCTCTCATTCCGCGCGGAGCGCCACCATGGGATCCACCCGCGCCGCTCGGTGGGCGGGAAGCCAGGAAGCGACCAGAGCTACCAAAACGAGGAGGGTTGCGGCGATCAAGAGACTGATGGGGTCCCCTGGGCTCACCTCGAAGAGAAGCGAGCGCAGCAACTGCGTCGCCGGCAACGCTCCCAGAAGGCCCAGAGCAACCCCCATGACCACTAACTTCAGCGAATCGCCTATGACCATCGCGGCAACCCGGCGCATCGGAGCACCGATCGCCATACGGATGCCGATCTCCCCCTGTCGCTGCCCGACGACGTAGGCAAGGACACCGAAGAGCCCTACGGCGCTCAAAATAAGGCCCATCATGGCCCCGATCCCTACAAGGATCAGGGTCAGAGATGCCCGCGCCATCGTGGCGGATCGGGCCAGCACGTCTCCCATGGTTTGAATGCTTCCAATCGCCACCGCCAGGTCGAGCCCTCGAATCGTGCTCTGGACCAGTGCCGCCACGTCCTCCGGGGCATCGGCGTTCAACTTGACCACGAGAGTATTGCTTCGATACCAGAGCTGTCCAAACACGTGCTCGGCGGGTGGCCGATCCAGACCGTCCCCGTAGAGATCACCGGTCACGCCGACGACCCTGGCGTAAGGCGCGCCCGTCACGCGAAGCCGGATTCCCTTGCCAATCGGCTCCTCACCCGGCCAAAGCCGTGCGGCCAGCGCGCGCGTCAGGACCACCTCACCGCCGGCCCAAGGTTCGAGCCCGCGCTCCGTGTCGGCCCAGGTGACCTCGCGCCCTTGAAGTGGAATCCCGAGGGTTTCGAAAAAGCCGGGGGCTACCGTGGACTGATTGACGCAAGGGGCGATCTGGCCTGGTTCGAGCGGCCTGTCCTCGAGGTACACCGCGAGACAGACCGGCTCATACGTTAGAGGGACACCACCCACACTCGCTTCCTCGACACCGGGGATTGCGGAAACTCGCGTCACGACCTCTCGGTAAAGCCGCTGGACACTTGAAGGCTGGAGGTAGTCGCGGGTCGCAGGTGGATGCAGGTCCACGAGGAGCACGTCGGCCGGCTCCAGCCCCGGATTCACGGAGCGGAGCCGCACGAAGCTCCGGAACATGACCCCGGCATCCGCGAGGAGGACGAGCGAGAGCGCCATCTGGGTCACCACAAACGCTCCTCGCACGCGGTGTCGCGACCGGGACGCGGTCTGCCGCACGCCTCCGTCTCTG
Proteins encoded in this window:
- a CDS encoding ABC transporter ATP-binding protein; protein product: MIELRGVERSYPVGGGEVFVLRRIDLDLRKGEFVSIMGPSGSGKTTLLSILGMLDAEWRGQYRLDGHAVHEIKPRKRMDLNRQYIGFVFQQYHLLDDLTVYENLEIPLSYRNVKSKDRQSIVADTLDRFNIVAKKDLYPSQLSGGQQQLVGVARAVIAEPSVILADEPTGSLHTSQGKMIMDLLKELNEQGTTIIQVTHDERWAQYGSLVIQLRDGWIVREE